One genomic window of Camelina sativa cultivar DH55 chromosome 5, Cs, whole genome shotgun sequence includes the following:
- the LOC104789569 gene encoding uncharacterized protein LOC104789569, with product MIICPCKDCRNVVRQLNSVVVEHLVIRGMDEAYKVHSDWYHHGDVKSVDEFQSKPTQWNEEVFELYKAAEFFDQELAFRGDLADQPVGDLSEIAEGEDQQEDEFLAKIRDAETPLYPSCSNHSKLSAIVTLFRIKTHNGWSDKSFNELLQTLPSMLPDGNVFHTSLYDVKKFLKSFHMGYEKIDACVNDCCLFRKKLKKLDKCPKCNASRWKTNKRTNEVKKGVPQKVLRYFPIIPRLKRMFRSEDMAKDLRWHYXQCPYMYI from the exons ATGATAATATGTCCTTGTAAAGACTGTCGTAATGTAGTACGACAGTTAAACAGTGTTGTGGTTGAGCATCTTGTAATAAGAGGGATGGATGAGGCATACAAGGTGCATAgtgattggtatcatcatggagatGTGAAGTCAGTAGATGAATTTCAAAGTAAACCAACTCAGTGGAATGAggaagtttttgagttatataaagcTGCTGAATTTTTTGATCAAGAGTTGGCTTTTAGAGGTGACTTAGCTGACCAACCTGTGGGCGACTTAAGTGAGATTGCAGAGGGTGAGGACCAACAAGAGGATGAGTTCCTTGCAAAGATCCGGGATGCTGAAACCCCACTATACCCTAGCTGTTCAAACCACAGCAAGTTATCGGCTATTGTGACTTTGTTTAGGATTAAGACACATAATGGCTGGTCGGATAAGAGCTTCAATGAACTGCTTCAGACATTGCCAAGCATGTTGCCAGATGGTAATGTCTTTCACACATCATTGTATGAtgtcaagaaatttttaaagagcTTTCATATGGGATATGAAAAGATCGACGCATGTGTTAATGATTGCTGCCTCTTcagaaagaagttaaagaagctTGATAAATGTCCCAAATGTAATGCTTCACGGTGGAAGACTAATAAGCGGACTAATGAGGTAAAGAAAGGTGTCCCACAGAAAGtattaagatattttccaaTTATACCAAGGCTGAAGAGAATGTTCAGATCAGAGGACATGGCTAAGGACTTACGGTGGCATTACNAACAGTGCCCATATAt GTACATATAA
- the LOC104787561 gene encoding probable calcium-binding protein CML23: protein MSKNGSRNCLGSMEDIKKVFQRFDKNNDGKISIDELKDVIGALSPNASQEETKSMMKEFDLDGNGYIDLDEFVALFQVKQEDGEDNNSEIRDLKEAFDLYDLDRNGRISANELHSVMKNLGEKCSIQDCKRMISKVDSDGDGCVDFDEFKKMMTNGGA, encoded by the coding sequence ATGTCAAAGAACGGTTCAAGAAACTGCTTAGGTTCAATGGAAGACATCAAGAAAGTTTTCCAACGCTTCGACAAGAATAACGATGGGAAAATTTCTATTGATGAGCTTAAAGACGTGATCGGAGCTCTCTCCCCCAATGCTTctcaagaagaaaccaaatctaTGATGAAAGAGTTCGATCTTGACGGTAATGGATACATAGATTTGGATGAGTTCGTTGCACTCTTCCAAGTAAAACAAGAAGACGGTGAAGACAACAATAGTGAGATCAGGGATTTGAAAGAAgcttttgatttgtatgatttgGATCGTAACGGACGGATCTCGGCTAATGAGTTACACTCGGTTATGAAGAATCTTGGTGAGAAGTGTTCGATTCAAGATTGTAAGAGGATGATTAGTAAAGTTGATTCTGATGGTGATGGTTGTGTTGATTTTGATGAGTTTAAGAAGATGATGACTAATGGTGGAGCTTGa
- the LOC109132911 gene encoding uncharacterized protein At3g60930, chloroplastic-like, with product MAPLELWGNHIPPITSAKHLADLRQKHGVPPNVEMILRSDDPFSLETVPPGFCCAYTVYFEKCGLVFPIPRIIFRILQRLRMAFPQMCPNFVRHVMGVYVRGRELGFELGVDDILRLYLIKHNSGFSGTFYTCRRRSPEIIQALPGKNERWREKYFYFRVTPAAVGDYDFARLPTQWAACVDSEEPPKIPATRELIERLRAGEVRWNSFTRARIIAALNAPVRAGDVDAALANALRAAQPAPSRVVSEEVNQAPVIPTGPSGPAKEVMLVSSQSTHGEPSPMPKRARTDNPRVPETRSRESRGGYPAGGNPEAPAGEPALSGNGSSSSRPFHWRFAHSRDSPAVEDHLGMVTLFRHLKTANCQVPLVKDLVEREAYIEAMAAHAKSVAVDNKLIALYERRLKDTPQAAELENTTRVVHELTTALKAA from the exons ATGGCTCCACTTGAACTCTGGGGAAACCATATCCCGCCGATTACATCGGCCAAGCACCTCGCCGATCTCCGTCAGAAGCACGGAGTTCCTCCAAACGTGGAGATGATACTCCGTTCCGACGATCCGTTTTCTCTGGAGACCGTTCCGCCGGGTTTCTGCTGCGCGTACACTGTGTATTTCGAAAAGTGTGGGCTCGTGTTCCCTATCCCGAGGATTATCTTTCGGATCCTCCAACGCCTTCGAATGGCGTTTCCCCAGATGTGTCCGAACTTTGTTCGGCACGTCATGGGGGTATACGTTCGAGGTCGCGAACTTGGATTTGAACTCGGGGTCGACGACATCCTCCGGTTGTACCTTATCAAACATAACTCCGGGTTTTCCGGGACATTCTACACCTGTCGCCGCCGCAGCCCGGAAATAATTCAGGCGCTTCCGGGGAAGAACGAGCGGTGGcgggaaaaatatttttacttccGGGTTACTCCGGCAGCGGTAGGGGACTACGACTTTGCTCGTCTCCCCACCCAATGGGCCGCATGCGTTG ATTCAGAAGAACCTCCGAAAATACCGGCGACCCGAGAACTAATTGAGAGGCTACGAGCAGGCGAGGTCCGGTGGAACTCATTCACGCGAGCTCGTATCATAGCAGCCCTCAACGCCCC GGTCCGAGCCGGCGATGTTGATGCCGCGCTGGCCAATGCTCTTCGAGCCGCTCAGCCCGCACCGTCTCGGGTAGTTAGCGAGGAGGTGAACCAAGCCCCCGTGATCCCAACCGGTCCTTCTGGTCCGGCTAAGGAGGTCATGCTCGTCAGTTCGCAGTCGACTCATGGCGAGCCGTCTCCGATGCCAAAAAGGGCTCGCACGGACAATCCCCGAGTCCCTGAGACGAGGAGCCGCGAAAGCCGTGGAGGCTACCCCGCGGGTGGTAACCCGGAGGCTCCAGCTGGAGAGCCGGCTCTCTCTGGAAACGGGTCATCGTCGAGCCGCCCTTTTCATTGGAGGTTTGCTCACTCCCGGGACTCCCCGGCGGTAGAGGACCACCTGGGAATGGTGACCCTTTTCCGTCACCTAAAGACGGCTAACTGCCAGGTCCCACTCGTGAAGGATCTCGTCGAGAGAGAAGCATACATCGAGGCGATGGCGGCCCATGCAAAG TCCGTTGCTGTTGACAACAAGCTGATCGCGCTTTATGAGCGGAGGCTTAAGGATACCCCGCAGGCCGCTGAGCTTGAGAACACAACGCGGGTGGTTCATGAGCTGACGACGGCTCTCAAGGCTGcttaa